A genome region from Geminicoccus roseus DSM 18922 includes the following:
- a CDS encoding YbaK/EbsC family protein yields the protein MNDEASPVERVRQLLGPDHPVIEFDASTATSAEAAQAIGCDVAQIAKSLIFKSRSGRPVLVVASGANRVDEKKVGAILGEKVGRADPDFVLAATGYPVGGVAPVGHLQAVVVLLDADLQGFAEIWAAAGAPNAVFRLTPAGLARLTGGRFAEVARR from the coding sequence ATGAACGACGAAGCCTCGCCCGTGGAGCGCGTCCGGCAGCTGCTGGGCCCGGATCACCCCGTGATCGAGTTCGATGCCAGCACGGCGACCTCCGCCGAGGCGGCGCAGGCGATCGGCTGCGACGTGGCGCAGATCGCCAAGTCGCTGATCTTCAAGAGCCGGAGCGGCCGGCCGGTGCTGGTGGTGGCGTCCGGGGCGAACCGGGTCGACGAGAAGAAGGTCGGCGCGATCCTGGGCGAGAAGGTCGGCCGGGCCGACCCGGACTTCGTGCTGGCCGCCACCGGCTATCCGGTGGGCGGCGTGGCGCCGGTGGGCCACCTCCAGGCCGTGGTTGTCCTGCTCGACGCGGACCTGCAGGGCTTTGCCGAGATCTGGGCGGCGGCAGGGGCGCCCAACGCCGTGTTCCGGCTGACCCCGGCCGGGCTGGCCCGCCTGACCGGCGGCCGGTTCGCCGAGGTGGCGCGCCGCTGA
- a CDS encoding GNAT family N-acetyltransferase, with the protein MPADPALLVRDERPGDQAPLRALVTAAFTGHPHSDGSEPGIVDALRADGALAISLVAELGGDMVGQAAFSPVRIGDGSTGWYGLGPVAVAPERQGQGIGSALIEEGLRRLRAQGASGCVVLGEPGYYRRFGFAQDPALTLEGPPAEYFLALRFQPTPAQGAVAYHAAFGGPE; encoded by the coding sequence TTGCCCGCTGATCCGGCGCTGCTGGTCCGGGACGAGCGCCCAGGGGACCAGGCACCGCTTCGGGCCCTGGTCACGGCCGCCTTCACCGGGCACCCGCACAGCGACGGCAGCGAGCCCGGGATCGTCGACGCCTTGCGCGCCGACGGGGCGCTGGCCATCTCGCTGGTCGCCGAGCTTGGGGGCGACATGGTGGGGCAGGCCGCCTTCTCTCCGGTGCGGATCGGCGACGGCAGCACCGGCTGGTACGGGCTGGGCCCGGTCGCGGTGGCCCCGGAGCGGCAGGGGCAGGGGATCGGCAGCGCCCTGATCGAGGAGGGGCTGCGCCGGCTGCGCGCCCAGGGTGCTTCCGGCTGCGTGGTGCTGGGCGAGCCCGGCTACTACCGGCGCTTCGGGTTCGCCCAGGATCCGGCCCTGACCCTGGAAGGGCCGCCGGCCGAGTACTTCCTGGCGCTGCGCTTCCAGCCGACGCCGGCTCAGGGCGCCGTGGCCTATCATGCCGCTTTCGGTGGCCCGGAATAA
- a CDS encoding HD domain-containing protein, producing MILDTPARVEEQARLILQAQDDGDGDGAHDLAHVGRVVRMAARIDRELGHPCDPLVLCAAAWLHDLVSLPKSDPDRARASARSADEAVAKLRRHGFPEERLAAVHHAILAHSFSAGVPCQTIEAKVLQDADRMDALGAIGLARCFYTAGRMDAQLFDPADPLGQHRELDDRAFALDHLPVKLYRIAETLHTAPARAIAAERVAFLKAFAARIVAEAG from the coding sequence ATGATCCTCGACACGCCCGCCCGGGTGGAAGAACAGGCACGCCTGATCCTGCAGGCGCAGGACGACGGCGACGGCGACGGCGCCCATGACCTGGCCCATGTCGGCCGGGTGGTGCGGATGGCGGCGCGGATCGATCGCGAGCTGGGGCATCCCTGCGATCCCCTGGTGCTTTGCGCGGCGGCCTGGCTGCACGACCTGGTGAGCCTGCCGAAATCCGACCCCGACCGCGCCCGGGCGTCGGCCCGCTCGGCGGACGAGGCGGTGGCGAAGCTGCGCCGGCACGGCTTTCCCGAGGAGCGGCTGGCGGCGGTGCACCACGCCATCCTGGCCCACAGCTTCTCGGCGGGCGTTCCCTGCCAAACCATCGAGGCCAAGGTGCTGCAGGACGCCGACCGGATGGACGCCCTTGGGGCGATCGGGCTGGCCCGGTGCTTCTACACCGCCGGCCGGATGGATGCGCAGCTGTTCGATCCGGCCGATCCGCTGGGGCAGCACCGGGAGCTGGACGACCGGGCGTTCGCCCTCGACCACCTGCCGGTCAAGCTCTACCGGATCGCCGAGACGCTGCACACCGCGCCCGCCCGGGCGATCGCCGCCGAGCGGGTCGCCTTCCTGAAGGCGTTCGCGGCGCGGATCGTGGCCGAGGCGGGCTGA
- the acs gene encoding acetate--CoA ligase, with protein sequence MSELIPVSASFAKTALLDDLTYRTMYARSVEEPEAFWGEIGQRIHWSKPFTRVKNTSFEGDVSIKWYEDGELNVAYNCIDRHLPRHANRVAIIWEADNPEHDRKVTYRELLDRVCRIANVLKAHGVQKGDRVTIYMPMIPEAAYTMLACARIGAVHSVVFGGFSPDALADRINDCQSKLVVTADGGLRGGKPVLLKGNVDEALKKCQDDVRVLMFRHTGIAVDMKEGRDFDASAEAREASPECACEPMNAEDPLFILYTSGSTGKPKGVLHTTGGYLVYASVTHKYVFDYQDGDVYWCTADVGWVTGHSYILYGPLSNAATTLMFEGVPNYPNVSRFWEVIDKHHVTIFYTAPTAIRALMQQGDDPVKRTSRASLRLLGSVGEPINPEAWLWYHRVVGDGRCPIVDTWWQTETGGILISPLPGATVLKPGSATRPFFGVRPALVDNEGKRIEGAGEGNLVILDSWPGQMRTVYGDHERFVQTYFSTFKGMYFTGDGARCDEDGYWWITGRVDDVLNVSGHRMGTAEVESALVAHPAVAESAVVGFPHDIKGQGIYCYVTLQKDIEPSDALRADLVKWVRKEIGPIATPDFIQWAPGLPKTRSGKIMRRILRKIAANDYGQLGDTSTLADPSVVDDLVANRMNK encoded by the coding sequence ATGTCCGAACTGATTCCGGTTTCCGCTTCGTTCGCGAAGACGGCGTTGCTCGACGATCTGACCTACCGCACCATGTATGCGCGCTCGGTCGAGGAGCCGGAGGCGTTCTGGGGCGAGATCGGCCAGCGCATCCACTGGAGCAAGCCCTTCACCCGGGTGAAGAACACCTCGTTCGAGGGCGACGTCTCGATCAAGTGGTACGAGGACGGCGAGCTCAACGTCGCCTACAACTGCATCGACCGGCACCTGCCCAGGCACGCCAACCGCGTGGCGATCATCTGGGAAGCCGACAATCCCGAGCATGACCGCAAGGTCACCTACCGCGAGCTCCTGGACCGGGTCTGCCGGATCGCCAACGTGCTCAAGGCGCACGGCGTCCAGAAGGGCGACCGGGTCACCATCTACATGCCGATGATCCCGGAAGCGGCCTACACCATGCTGGCCTGTGCCCGGATCGGCGCGGTGCACTCGGTGGTGTTCGGCGGGTTCTCGCCGGACGCCCTGGCCGACCGGATCAACGACTGCCAGAGCAAGCTGGTGGTGACCGCCGATGGCGGCCTGCGCGGCGGCAAGCCGGTGCTGCTCAAGGGCAATGTCGACGAGGCCCTGAAGAAGTGCCAGGACGACGTGCGGGTGCTGATGTTCCGGCACACCGGCATCGCGGTCGACATGAAGGAGGGTCGCGACTTCGACGCATCCGCCGAGGCCCGCGAGGCCAGCCCGGAATGCGCCTGCGAGCCGATGAACGCGGAAGACCCGCTGTTCATCCTCTACACCTCGGGCTCCACCGGGAAGCCCAAGGGCGTGCTGCACACCACCGGCGGGTACCTGGTCTATGCCTCGGTGACCCACAAATACGTCTTCGACTACCAGGACGGCGACGTCTACTGGTGCACCGCCGATGTCGGCTGGGTGACCGGGCACAGCTACATCCTCTACGGCCCGCTCTCCAACGCCGCCACGACCCTGATGTTCGAGGGCGTGCCGAACTATCCGAACGTGTCGCGGTTCTGGGAGGTGATCGACAAGCACCACGTCACGATCTTCTATACCGCCCCCACCGCGATCCGCGCGCTGATGCAGCAGGGCGACGATCCGGTGAAGCGGACCTCGCGGGCGTCCTTGCGCCTGCTGGGCTCGGTGGGCGAGCCGATCAATCCCGAAGCCTGGCTCTGGTATCACCGGGTGGTCGGCGACGGCCGCTGCCCGATCGTCGACACCTGGTGGCAGACCGAGACCGGCGGGATCCTGATCTCGCCTTTGCCCGGCGCCACCGTGCTGAAGCCGGGCTCGGCGACCCGGCCGTTCTTCGGCGTGCGGCCGGCCCTGGTGGACAACGAGGGCAAGCGGATCGAGGGTGCCGGGGAAGGCAACCTGGTGATCCTGGACAGCTGGCCCGGCCAGATGCGCACGGTCTATGGCGACCATGAGCGGTTCGTGCAGACCTATTTCTCCACCTTCAAGGGCATGTACTTCACCGGCGACGGCGCCCGCTGCGACGAGGACGGCTACTGGTGGATCACCGGCCGGGTCGACGACGTGCTGAACGTGTCCGGGCACCGGATGGGCACGGCGGAAGTGGAGAGCGCGCTGGTGGCCCATCCCGCGGTGGCCGAGAGCGCGGTGGTGGGCTTCCCGCACGACATCAAGGGCCAGGGCATCTACTGCTACGTCACCCTGCAAAAGGACATCGAGCCGTCCGACGCGCTGCGTGCGGACCTCGTGAAGTGGGTGCGCAAGGAGATCGGCCCGATCGCCACCCCGGACTTCATCCAGTGGGCGCCGGGCCTGCCCAAGACCCGCTCGGGCAAGATCATGCGGCGGATCCTGCGCAAGATCGCGGCCAACGACTATGGCCAGCTGGGCGACACCAGCACGCTGGCCGACCCGTCGGTGGTGGATGACCTGGTGGCGAACCGGATGAACAAGTAA
- a CDS encoding arylesterase produces MAGPHHGDNLSTLSKMVATVRRTLLGGAVAAMAATASAPAVAADPACRIAVLGDSLTAAYGLSVNEGFPARLEQALRSQGRDCSVIDAGVSGDTSAGGLSRVDWVLGDRPTHMIVALGANDALRALPTDQLERNLDAIVGKAQDAGVPVLLAGMLAPPNLGAAYGKSFAEVYRQVAARHDVPLYPFFLDGVAGEQALNQSDGIHPTAQGIEIMVERITPTVVDWLDKVS; encoded by the coding sequence ATGGCCGGCCCCCACCATGGCGACAACCTCTCCACCCTCAGCAAGATGGTCGCAACGGTAAGGCGGACCCTGCTGGGTGGGGCCGTGGCCGCCATGGCGGCCACGGCCAGCGCTCCTGCGGTGGCGGCCGATCCGGCCTGCCGCATCGCTGTGCTCGGCGATTCCCTGACAGCAGCCTATGGGCTGTCGGTAAACGAAGGATTTCCCGCCCGTCTCGAACAGGCGTTACGTTCCCAAGGCCGTGACTGCAGCGTGATCGACGCCGGGGTGTCCGGCGACACCTCGGCCGGCGGGCTCAGCCGGGTCGACTGGGTGCTGGGCGACCGCCCGACCCACATGATCGTGGCGCTGGGCGCCAACGACGCCCTGCGCGCGCTGCCGACCGACCAGCTCGAACGCAATCTCGACGCGATCGTCGGCAAGGCCCAGGACGCCGGCGTGCCAGTATTGCTGGCCGGAATGCTGGCGCCGCCCAATCTCGGCGCAGCCTACGGAAAATCGTTTGCCGAGGTTTACCGGCAGGTTGCGGCCCGCCACGACGTGCCGCTCTACCCGTTCTTCCTGGATGGGGTGGCCGGCGAGCAGGCTCTCAACCAGAGCGATGGTATTCATCCCACCGCCCAAGGTATCGAGATCATGGTCGAGCGCATCACCCCCACAGTCGTCGACTGGCTCGACAAGGTTTCCTGA
- a CDS encoding acyltransferase family protein — translation MKQSIQTLRGLACIFLVAYHTIGSAPDRGLMMGDGTVFRHLAESFVYLRMPLFAFVAGLVYTFRSVSPGQHVGGFMLGKARRLLIPLLVVGSCQFIVSGLSKGMDPAQLAEIAWLPIFPYEHFWFLQAAFLLFALIAVLDSFGLLVKRAALVGALVFAAVLAATDIVTTEFFSLRGAIYLLPFFLLGVYFGRFGDPLARPGGVPIAWALVAIGVVVTQAGLLGYMDGPVPREAAIGLLFGAAFCMLIMRTGWTNGGLEFLGKYSYAIYLFHMFGVAGLRMVLPKLGITDPYLMFVIMLAAGLGLPILVEMVAGRFNLTRMLLLGQKPLRPAQEPRPAAAMLQERTDSGVGEKRFAAR, via the coding sequence TTGAAGCAATCCATCCAGACGCTGCGCGGCCTGGCATGTATCTTTCTGGTCGCCTATCACACGATCGGCAGCGCTCCCGATCGTGGCCTGATGATGGGCGACGGGACGGTGTTCCGTCACTTGGCGGAATCGTTCGTCTACCTGCGCATGCCGCTGTTCGCCTTCGTCGCGGGACTTGTCTACACCTTCCGCAGTGTATCACCCGGCCAACATGTCGGCGGGTTCATGTTGGGCAAGGCGCGGCGCCTGCTGATTCCGTTGCTGGTGGTCGGCTCCTGCCAGTTCATTGTTTCCGGTCTCTCGAAAGGCATGGACCCGGCCCAGCTGGCCGAGATCGCCTGGCTGCCGATCTTCCCCTACGAGCATTTCTGGTTCCTGCAGGCGGCCTTCCTGCTGTTCGCGCTGATCGCCGTGCTGGACAGTTTCGGGCTGCTGGTGAAGCGCGCCGCCCTGGTAGGCGCCCTGGTGTTCGCCGCGGTGCTGGCCGCCACCGACATCGTCACCACCGAGTTCTTCTCGCTCCGGGGCGCCATCTACCTGCTGCCGTTCTTCCTGCTGGGCGTGTATTTCGGCCGGTTCGGCGACCCGCTGGCCCGCCCGGGCGGCGTGCCGATCGCCTGGGCGCTGGTCGCCATCGGCGTGGTGGTCACCCAGGCGGGGCTGCTGGGCTACATGGACGGCCCGGTGCCGCGGGAGGCCGCGATCGGGCTCCTGTTCGGCGCGGCGTTCTGCATGCTGATCATGCGCACCGGCTGGACCAATGGCGGGCTGGAGTTCCTCGGCAAGTACTCCTACGCGATCTACCTGTTCCACATGTTCGGGGTGGCCGGGCTGCGCATGGTCCTGCCCAAGCTCGGCATCACCGACCCCTATCTGATGTTCGTCATCATGCTGGCGGCGGGGCTGGGCCTGCCGATCCTGGTGGAGATGGTGGCCGGCCGCTTCAACCTGACCCGGATGCTGCTGCTCGGGCAGAAGCCGCTGCGGCCTGCCCAGGAGCCCCGGCCGGCGGCGGCGATGCTCCAGGAGCGTACCGACAGCGGCGTCGGCGAGAAGCGGTTCGCGGCGCGCTGA
- a CDS encoding GMC family oxidoreductase: protein MPVDLGEFDYVIIGAGSAGCALANRLSADPSARVCLLEAGGQDNWIWIHIPIGYLYTQGHPRTDWCLKTEAEPGLNGRVLNYPRGKVLGGCSAINGMIYMRGQAADYDHWRQLGNPGWGWDEVLPLFKRSEDHVDGASEAHGAGGEWRVENQRLSWPILDAFREACAQVGIPPTDDFNKGDNDGCGYFQVNQKKGVRWTSAKAFLRPVKARQNLSVVTQAEARSLLFSGRRCIGVALVDGRTVRARREVISCAGAVMSPLLLQRSGIGPAPLLKELGIDVRHDLPGVGRNLQDHLQIRLVYGVRGIGTLNERVGSMLGKGRMGLEYLLFRKGPLTMAPSQLGAFTRTDPRYATPNIEYHVQPLSLDKFGDPLHPYPAFTASVCNVRPTSRGEIRLRSPDPSVPPAIAPNYLSTDEDRQVAADSIRVTRRICAAPALARYVTAELRPGPAAQDEAELVRAAGDLGTTIFHPAGSCRMGPDSDMGAVVSPTLRVHGVDGLRIADASIMPTITSGNTNSPSIMIAEKAAEMILAR, encoded by the coding sequence GTGCCGGTGGATCTGGGCGAGTTCGACTATGTCATCATCGGCGCCGGTTCGGCCGGCTGCGCGCTTGCCAACCGGCTGTCCGCCGACCCGTCGGCCCGGGTCTGCCTGCTGGAGGCGGGCGGCCAGGACAACTGGATCTGGATCCACATCCCGATCGGCTATCTCTACACCCAGGGCCATCCGCGCACCGACTGGTGCCTGAAGACCGAGGCGGAGCCGGGCCTGAACGGCCGCGTCCTGAACTATCCGCGCGGCAAGGTGCTGGGCGGCTGCTCGGCGATCAACGGCATGATCTACATGCGCGGCCAGGCGGCCGACTACGACCACTGGCGCCAGCTGGGCAATCCCGGCTGGGGCTGGGACGAGGTGCTGCCCCTGTTCAAGCGCTCCGAGGACCATGTCGACGGCGCTTCCGAGGCGCATGGGGCCGGCGGCGAGTGGCGGGTCGAGAACCAGCGGCTGTCCTGGCCGATCCTGGACGCGTTCCGCGAGGCCTGCGCCCAGGTCGGCATCCCCCCGACCGACGACTTCAACAAAGGCGACAACGACGGCTGCGGCTATTTCCAGGTCAACCAGAAGAAGGGCGTGCGCTGGACCAGCGCCAAGGCGTTCCTGCGCCCGGTCAAGGCGCGGCAAAACCTGAGCGTGGTCACCCAGGCGGAGGCGCGCTCCTTGCTGTTCTCCGGCCGGCGCTGCATCGGGGTGGCGCTGGTCGACGGGCGCACCGTGCGGGCGCGCCGCGAGGTGATCTCCTGTGCCGGCGCCGTGATGAGCCCGCTTCTCCTGCAGCGCTCCGGGATCGGCCCCGCACCCCTGCTCAAGGAGCTCGGCATCGACGTCCGCCACGACCTGCCGGGCGTCGGCCGCAACCTCCAGGACCATCTGCAGATCCGGCTGGTCTACGGGGTGAGGGGGATCGGCACGCTCAACGAGCGGGTCGGCTCGATGCTGGGCAAGGGCCGGATGGGCCTGGAGTACCTCCTGTTCCGCAAGGGCCCGCTCACCATGGCGCCCTCGCAGCTGGGCGCCTTCACCCGCACCGACCCGCGCTACGCCACCCCGAACATCGAGTACCATGTCCAGCCTTTGTCCCTGGACAAGTTCGGCGACCCGCTCCACCCCTATCCGGCCTTCACCGCCTCGGTCTGCAACGTCCGCCCGACCAGCCGCGGCGAGATCCGCCTGAGGAGCCCGGACCCCTCCGTGCCGCCGGCGATCGCGCCGAACTACCTGTCCACCGACGAGGACCGCCAGGTCGCCGCCGATTCGATCCGGGTGACCCGGCGGATCTGCGCCGCCCCGGCCCTGGCCCGCTACGTGACCGCCGAGCTTAGGCCAGGCCCCGCCGCCCAGGACGAGGCCGAGCTGGTGCGGGCCGCGGGCGATCTGGGCACCACGATCTTCCACCCGGCCGGCAGCTGCAGGATGGGCCCGGATTCGGATATGGGTGCGGTCGTTTCGCCGACGCTGCGGGTGCACGGCGTGGATGGCCTGCGCATCGCCGACGCCTCGATCATGCCCACCATCACGTCTGGCAACACCAACAGCCCGAGCATCATGATCGCCGAGAAGGCCGCGGAGATGATCCTTGCCCGCTGA
- a CDS encoding class I SAM-dependent methyltransferase: protein MPASPDLVIDAILGFTKTAAVSAAVELDLFTEIGAGAQTIPALAARTQASERGIRALADYLVVLGLLTKDGESYGLAEPSAAFLDRRSPMFLGSVTGFLAAPEMTALSLTDPAGNVRRGGADGRATATPDNPLWVRFAESMVPFMGPAAAMTAGIVAGWNLKPAAILDVAAGHGMWGIALARQAPGAVVTAIDGAPVLDVARRNAAEAGLSERYRTLPGDAFEVPFGDSFDLVMMAHLLHHFDAPACIRLLEKAKAALAPGGRALLPEFVAGEDRVTPPFAGLFSYLMLNNTPAGQAHTRAEFADMAHKAGFGTVEFVPLEPTPQTLIVLA from the coding sequence ATGCCTGCCTCACCCGATCTGGTGATCGACGCGATCCTCGGCTTCACCAAGACCGCGGCGGTGTCCGCCGCGGTCGAGCTCGACCTGTTCACGGAAATCGGCGCCGGAGCTCAGACCATCCCGGCGCTGGCCGCGCGCACGCAGGCGTCGGAGCGCGGCATTCGGGCGCTGGCCGACTACCTGGTCGTGCTGGGCCTGCTCACCAAGGACGGGGAGAGCTACGGGCTTGCCGAGCCTTCGGCGGCGTTCCTCGACCGGCGCTCGCCGATGTTCCTGGGCTCGGTGACCGGGTTCCTGGCCGCCCCGGAGATGACCGCCCTCTCGCTGACCGATCCGGCCGGCAATGTCCGCCGGGGCGGTGCGGACGGCCGCGCCACCGCCACGCCCGACAACCCGCTCTGGGTCCGCTTCGCCGAGAGCATGGTGCCGTTCATGGGCCCGGCGGCCGCGATGACCGCCGGGATCGTGGCAGGCTGGAACCTGAAGCCGGCGGCGATCCTCGATGTGGCGGCCGGCCACGGGATGTGGGGCATCGCCCTTGCCCGGCAGGCGCCAGGCGCGGTGGTGACCGCCATCGACGGCGCACCGGTTCTGGACGTCGCCCGCCGCAACGCCGCCGAGGCTGGCCTTTCCGAGCGCTACCGGACGCTGCCCGGCGACGCGTTCGAGGTGCCGTTCGGCGATTCCTTCGACCTCGTGATGATGGCGCATCTCCTGCATCACTTCGATGCGCCGGCCTGCATCCGCCTGCTGGAGAAGGCGAAGGCGGCGCTGGCGCCGGGCGGACGGGCGCTTCTCCCGGAGTTCGTGGCCGGGGAGGACCGGGTGACGCCGCCGTTTGCCGGCCTGTTCAGCTACCTGATGCTGAACAACACCCCGGCCGGCCAGGCCCATACCCGGGCGGAATTCGCCGACATGGCTCACAAGGCCGGGTTCGGGACAGTGGAGTTCGTGCCGCTGGAGCCAACGCCGCAAACCCTGATCGTTTTGGCCTGA